Proteins encoded together in one Lepus europaeus isolate LE1 chromosome 13, mLepTim1.pri, whole genome shotgun sequence window:
- the FBXO48 gene encoding F-box only protein 48: MQKNSKRNNNSRAPALEVNSVDTETERNKSQNNFVELLPLEVTFKIFSQLDIRSLCRASVTCRSWNYAIRNSDSLWKPHCLTVRTVCQREIDGDLERGYSWRVILLRNYQKSKVKHEWLSGRYSNISSPVSLPEKIMYPMDADTWGEILEAELER; the protein is encoded by the exons ATGCAGAAAAATTCTAAGAGGAACAATAATTCAAGAGCTCCTGCCCTAGAAGTGAACTCTGTGGATACTGAGACGGAAAGAAACAAGAGTCAAAATAACTTTGTTGAACTGCTGCCTCTAGAAGTCACGTTTAAAATTTTCAGTCAGCTAGACATTCGGAGTTTGTGCAGGGCGTCAGTGACGTGCAGGAGCTGGAATTATGCAATAAGAAACAGTGACTCCTTATGGAAACCTCACTGCTTGACTGTAAGAACAGTGTGCCAGAGAGAAATAGATGGCGACCTGGAACGCGGCTATTCCTGGCGG GTAATACTACTAAGGAATTACCAGAAGAGTAAAGTGAAACATGAATGGCTAAGTGGCAGATACAGCAACATAAGTTCTCCAGTTAGCCTTCCAGAGAAAATCATGTACCCCATGGATGCAGATACATGGGGGGAGAttctagaagcagagctggaaagaTAA